The Sneathiella limimaris region TCAGAACATTTTCATGTTTATGCCCTGCTCTTGACGGAGTTTCATGTTTTCCTCATCTCTTATATAAAAGAGGTAAGATGATGTTTCGAATTATCAAAAGACTGTTTCTGGTGACTATAATTGCGCTTTTGCCTTTCATCGCGCCGCAAATTATTTCCTATGCCAGCACCTATGGGGAACAGTGGGCCCATTGGTCACGGGCTCGCTATGATCGGACTTTTCAATCACCAGATCCACAAACTGTCTCGGATGCTGTTGTGCAGGTTTTGGGGGCACGCACCTGGGGGTGGCGCGGCAGTTTTGCCATTCATACCTGGATTTCCGCAAAACCAGCCGGGGCAAATGAATATATCCGATATGAGGTGATCGGATGGAGATCCCCCCATTTAACCATTCGAAAAAATATTCCAGATAATTATTGGGCTGGAAACCGCCCTTATGTCATTCAGGATATTCGGGGAAAAACAGCGGAAGATATTATCCGGAAATTGCCAAAAGTGGTAGCTTCATATCCTTATAAAAATGCCTATACGGTGTGGCCGGGCCCAAATTCAAACAGCTTTATCGCCTATATCGGGCGTGAAATTCCTGAACTAAAACTGGATTTACCGCCCACCGCTATTGGAAAAGATTACCTTGTGGGCGGCAATATCCTTGGGCCAGCCATCAGTGGGACCGGATATCAGTTTTCCCTGCGCGGATATGGGGGATTAACCTTTGCCGCAGAAGAAGGATTAGAATTTCATATGCTAGGACTCACAGCCGGGTTTGATTTCAATGATCTGACCCTCAAAATGCCGGGCTTTGGTAGGGTTTCTTTGATCCAGTGATGGCGATGCCTCGTTTCTCACTTCCAGAAAAAATTAGAAGAATTCCCAGGGACAAGCACAAGACTCATGCCAACAGGCCCTAATCAGGCATGGCGGTCCAACCCGCAAAGCCAGCGAAGGGCACAGATCGGTACCAGGCATAAAACCTTAGGAGGGGTATCACGCTATATCCATATAACCGACTGATGAGCAGCCCCCGTCCCGGCAGATTTCCAGTCCCTTCCGAAGATGCGTTTGTAATGCTCTGAAAGGGTAAAACCACCTGAATTTTCATCAGCAAAACATGTATGCTGCCGGCTAGGTCATTGATTTTATGGTGCCGCTGATAGGATTTGAACCTACGACCTACGCATTACGAATGCACATGGATATCAATAATTTCAATAGGTTAGAACGTCTAAAAATCGGAAAATGGCCCAATTTTACCCATTTTGAGGGATTAATTGTCTAAAAATCACTGCATACAAAAGCGTCACTTTAGCTATTAAACTCCTCTCTATCTGTAACTTCAAACAGATACCCAAATTATTTAAAACAAAAACCCGCTGATTAGGAGGTTTTGACGTATTGGTTGCGGGGGCTCGCAACCATCTTTATTTGCTGTTTTCCATGGTCTAATTTTGGCGTGGATTATGTCCTTGCACGTGGGCTTACCTCCAGGTGCATCTCTTTACAAGGATAATTTTTTCAGCCGTTAATTCCTGGCTTCAAAAATAGGATCGGAATTAACAGTTCATTTTAGCACAGTCCTATATTGTACACCCTAGTCCAAGGATCTTTCTTAAAGACTTACTAGTAAAAAGAATGAACAAACGCAAATTGGCCTAATAAAGGATTGCCTGTTTGGAACGGAACATCGCTAAGCCATGAGCCAAATCCTTACCATCCGCATGTTCAAAAAAATGCTCAAGCTCTCTCTCCATTCGAGCTCTTCGATCATCATTTCGATTTTTGGGATATATCAATGCTTTTGTGTGTCTGATCGCTTCCGGACTACATTTACAGATTTGTATGGCAATATCTCTGGCCTTATCCATCAGTTTCTCGCCAGGCACTATCTCACTTATCAGTCCCCATTGCTGTAACGTTTCAACCGGCTCCAGCTGAGCCGTATAAAAAAGCTGTGCGGCATGACCGGGTGACAATTTTTCCATCAGACGAACTGTTGCCCCGCCAGCCGGCACGATGCCGTATTTGGTGTGACCATCTCCAACTTGCGCCCCTTCTGCAGCGATCAGAATATCGCAACATAAAAGCAGCTCCAATCCGCCGGCCACGGCCACCCCATTTATGGCTCCAATCACGGGAATGGGAAGATCCTCAACCATTTGAAGGACCTCCTGATTATATCGCAGGTAATCAATAAGAGTTTGCTTGTCTGATTGGAGCGCTTCTTCAAATTCAAGTAAATCTCCTCCCGCACAGAACGCCTTGCCCTCACCTGTTATTATGACGGCCCTCAAGTCTGTCATATCCGCAATAACCACCAGATGCTTTTTAAGGCAGCGCATCAGATCTTGAGAAACCGCATTAAAGTTTTCAGGCCTGTTCAGTTTCAGCACAGCGATATGGCCATCTACTGACAATTTGACAGGATCTGAGTTCTTAATGCGATACGTTTGCGGAAGAGGTTTAAGTGCAGTTTCCAGCGCCGAAGCTAGATCTGGCTGTCCATTTCGCAACTCGACCTCGACAACAGTTTTAAGTTGATGGTCAACGCCAACCGTTATTTTAGCCTCAATATCTGTCCCGCCAAGCTCCAGGAGTTCCATTTCAACCTTTTTCTTGACCGCTAATTCCCGTAAAGCGGGTTTAAAGATTTTACCAACCGCTGTGGTTGGAAGTTCCTCAATAATTTCAATTATTCTTGGGCGAGCGGGCCCTTCATGAACATTTATCTCAAGATATTTCTGCAAAGCTGCCAGATCGATCTTCGCGCCGGACTTTTCAACAACAAACAAAGCCGGCACTTCACCCGCATACTGGTCAGGCATACCAACAGCAGCTGAAATCTCCACATTCTCAAAACGATTTGCGACATTCTCAATAGCTGCAGGATCAATGTTGTGACCACTTCTCACAATGAGGTCTTTTTCGCGTCCTGTCAGGAAAAGTCGTTGATCCCGGCTCATATATCCAACATCGCCAGTCGTCAGCCATCCTTCAGGATCCAATGTTCCCTCATTATGTTCAACTTCCAGATATCCTGGAAAAACTTGCGGTCCGCGAACCTGAACCAACCCACTTTCTTCCGCCTTGCACATTTCCATCCCGAAAGAAGTTGGCTTAACGATACGAGTTTCTGAAAAGGGTGCCCGAAACCCTACACTTCCTGATACAGGCTCCCCATATCCTGGATTGAAGGCAATCGCGGCAGCAGTCTCCGTCATTCCATAAGTTTCAAACAGTTGAATTCCAGTTGTCTGCTCAAAACGGCGGCCCACCTCTTCAGGAAGGACTGCCCCACCTGTTACCGCCATCCTTACTGAAGACGTATCAAAATCGTTAGTCCAGGAGTTTGTTATCGAGCCGATGGAAGTTGGCACACCTCCGACAACAGTCACCTTAAAATGGTCAACTATTTTCCAGTAATTTTGGATGGCTGCAGGTGAACGCAAGCCGTAAGGAGAGGGTACGATAATATGGCCACCCGCAGCCAAAACAGACAATCCAACGGTCATGGTGCCGCCAACATGGAAAAAGGGGAACCCATTAATAACTACGTCATTTTCGTTATACCCAAACACCTGAGCAAATCCAAAGGCCGCGTGAATTTGGTTACCATGTGTCAGTTGGACGAGTTTAGGTCTTCCTGTCGTTCCGCCCGTATGAAACAGCGCACAGACGGTATTTCGATCCGCAGTCAGATCAAATTCCAGCATATCTGATGAGTGCTTCTGAACAGCATCCACAAAATTTAGATATTCAGAACCCAGCTCTGACTTATCGCCAATCACAATGATATTTTGAAGTGTTGGAACTTCTTCAAACGCGCCTGCCGCTTTCGACCAGCACATGTCATCCAGGGATTGCGCGGGAATTACAAGAATTGTTGCACCCTCAGCGTTCAACAATTCGAAAATGGTTTCCTTATTCAGCAAATAATTAATCGAGCTTGCAACCCCGGCAACCTGAGCTCCCAATAGTAAGAGAGGCAGATACGGAAGTGTCGGTGCTAAAAAGGCAACAACAGGCTGACTATTCGGACCAGCTAATCCTTTAAACATGTTGGCTGACCTTGTCACTTCAGCCAGCAATTCCCGATGCGTCCAAGATCCCCCAACATCGGACGGATCTGCTGAGTTCAATACTGTAACCGCTTTGGAATTTCCGACGTCCTTGGCAGTTGCCACGAGAAGATCAAATAGGTTATGAGCGGTTACCAGTCCATCATAAGGCTGGTCCTCCAGCGATCGAATATCTTCTATTGTTCTGACGGTTTTAACCGGCCGCGTTGTTTTCAGTTTGCGTTCCATCAGTGCACCGCCGCATACATAATCGTTTCTTCATTCGCTTTCGATCTGTCAAACTCTTCGACGACACGCCCCTGCCTGCAGACTAAAACACGATCAGATAACTGAAGTATTTCTGGCAAATACGAGGATATAACAAGGACAGCAATTCCCTCTTCAGCTAACCGCTCAATCAACTGGTGGATTTCAACAATTGCACCCACATCCACGCCTCGGGTGGGTTCGTCAAAAATAATAAATTTTGGCTTCTGAACCAAAGCCTTAGCAATGACCACCTTCTGTTGATTGCCACCGGACAGTTCAATAACACGGGCATCGCCATTTATGGCTTTAACATTCAGAGCTTCGGTCCAGGTTTTGGCGATTTCTTTCATCTCGCGCATATTGACGAGCTTGGCCTTTGTCTGTTTCCCCGCCAAAGCCCCCATATAGATATTTTCTGAGATCGACATCGTCTCAAAAAATCCTTCGATCTTCCTGTCCTCAGTCACATAGATTATACCATCACGGACAGCGGGACGCGGGACCCGATACCGGACAGAACGACCATTTAGACGAACCTGTCCACCATGAAAGAAGTTTCGTTTAAATACGCCAGCTATGATTTTTGCCATTTCTGTGCGGCCAGAACCGATTAACCCGAACATACCCGTGACCTGACCTGCAAATACAGAAAACGACGAGTTCCGCACAATATTCTGCATAGATAAGTTCTGAACACTGATGACCTTTTCTCCTGGAGGACGAGAGGCACGCTTGCTATTTGAGCCATGCAACTCAGATGTGAGAGACCGACCGACCATTGCCTGGATTATGCTATCTCTATCGAAATTTGAAGTCTCATCAGTAATGACATGCTGACCGTCACGCATAACGGTGATGCGATCAGAAATTTGCAAAGCCTCTTCCAGTGCATGAGAAATAAATACAATTGAAACGCCTTGCTTCTTTAGCCGCTCAACCAACTGGAAGAACTGATATTTCTCTTCTGGAGTCAGAGTAGAAGTCGGCTCATCAAAAATAATCACTTTAGCATTATTATGAACAGCCCTTGCGATCTCGACCATTTGCTTTTGTCCAGCGCCGAGCGTGGTTACCTGCGCTGTCGGATCAACATGGAAATTCAAAGATTGCAGAAATTGCTGACCTGCGATGTAGGCTCCACGAAGCCTGTGGAAATGCTTTTTATCTGTAAGGTATAAATTCTGAGCTACCGTTAAGGAAGGCACCAAGCTGGTTTCTTGATAAACCATGGCAATGCCCATATCGAGCGCTTGTGACGGTGATTTTAAAGTCAACTCTTGACCATCCATAAGCACCTGACCACTGGTTGGCTCAACAACACCAGCCAACATTTTGGTTAGTGTCGATTTACCCGCCCCATTTTCTCCGAGAAGAGCATGCACTTCGCCTTTAAGAAGCGTAAAGGTAACCTCTTTTACTGCGGGAATTCCCCTATATTCCTTTGTGCCATTCTTGAGTTCAAGTATTGGGGTCATCCTTCACCTCCAAATTCCTGATGAGAAATTGAAACAACAACATCATCTCCACGAGCAGCCACATATAGGTTGCCACTTATTTCCACCATGTCTGTAACCCCGTGGGTATGCCCATCGGCGCGACTGTGAAATGCATAGATCGGTTGAAAATTACTGTTTAGTCTGACGCAGAGGCCGAAAGACATTGTTGGCGCCCAAGGTTTCAGGACCCCCAACTGCTTAACGCCACCGCCTTGCAAAGGTTCATAAAAATGCTGCCCGGATCGCAATTTTGGCGCAATCCAACATGAGGGGGAAATTTCGGACATCATTCGGCTCCGATATTTTTTTTCCCGGAGTACATACTCAACAAGCTGCGACCGTGGTGCGAAAACAGCCAACCAATACCCATCATTTGCATGAGCCAGTCTGCCTGGATATCCAGGTAAGTCCGAATAAAGGATTTCATGGAACTCAGGGTCCTTAAGGCTTACCCGAACAAGCCGATGCCGCCATGCTTCTGAGAAAACCAGGGCGTCTTCTTCAACAATTAAACCTGCGGGGTAGGCCAGTTTATTCGCCAAAAGAGTTTTTTCTCCCGAAAGTTTATTTATGCGCCAAATACTTCCGGATGCCCTGCGCTCCAACAAATCCCGTTGCCATTCATCAAAAGCGTTATCTTCAGAGCCATGTGCAACAAATATATCTGTCTCAGAGACGACCACTGCAGTTATGCAATTATACTTTTCTCCGAGCTGGTAACTTGAGCCATCAAAATTCCCGCCTTCGATATAAACTTCACCAGTCACCAAAGCGACAACCAACCCACCGTCGTTCGTTGCCGCGATACTCGCGATATCCGCATAAAATTGTTTATATCTATGCCAACCTCTATTGCTTTGAAATTTGAAAATTTCTTTACCAGAGGACGCATACAACTCATTTCCCAAGGTCACCAAACTATCAACATCAACTAACGGATAGCGAGAAGACGTCTCATCAAGCTGATGATTTGGCTGCAATGCTCCATCGAGAGGGGGAACCGTCACAGCTGCTTCACCGTGACCAAGCAAATTATCCCACAACTGAAATAACTTGGTTCTCATTCGCGCCCCCTGTATGACTTAAGACCGGTCCATTCTGGATCAGTATTCTCAAGCTTTAGTTTTCCAATTCGATTGTTGTTAATGCCGCCAATATAAAGATGCCCCTTATGCTCGCGCATCGAAGTGATCATGGGATGATTTTCTCCACCTTGATCCCATAGAGTTTCCAGTATTCTTCCCTCGTCATCAAAACGGACGACACAGCCTGTATTAATATTGGGATAAAGCCATTCGTCTGGCGCAATTCGACGCGCCATCCGCCTTCTGAAACCTGGCATCTTCAACGCCAAATCAACAGAAGGTGTCCGCATTCCAACCAATGCCAGCCAATAGGTGCCATCAGATGCTCTGTTAATGTTATCTGGATATCCAGGCAAATTCGGGATAACAGGTTCAACGGTCCCTGTCTTTGGTCCAGCAAAATAGTACCGTGAGATCCGACAGGCCCATGTTTCAGCAAATAAAAACGACTGACCATCATGGGACATGCAAATCCCGTTAGGGAAAACTAGGTTCTTTAAGACGGTATGGGTAGATTTATCCTTAGGATCATAACAAATGATCCTGCCATTCCCACGAGATTCAAGACTATCAACCGGCCATTCGTGCATTTCATATCGAACGGTCGCTTCGCTAAAGAAAATCTTTCCATCCGGTGCAACATCGAGATCATCAGCAAGGCGCAAACGGGAATCATCAATAATGGAGAACAAAGACCGATTAGTCTCATCTGTCAGCTTCTCAATTGTTCGATCCTTTGCGACGCGATAAAGACCCATTCCCCCAATACAGCAAAGAAGTGATCCATCGGATGCAAAGGCGAGGCCCAGCGGACGTCCTCCAATATGTGCATAAACCTCTTGCTCAGAATAATCAGGAGCTAGAAAGCGAATGATATCGCCTGTCCGATTACCGGTATAAATATTGTCGTTGTCGTCCAGAATGACATCTTCTGGACCATCAATCTCACCTAACCCAATTTGCTCAACAGGTCTTAGCCGATCATTCACCGCATATGGCGAAGGCGCCTGTGTGCTGGGAGCTAGAGGTAAATTTGCAAAAGTCGGCGAAACATAAATATTGGACAAGAGTTTATGGCGATTTTTCAGCCACCTTACATCGATGGCAACGGCTAACAGTAGAACCATACCGAGCAGAAGGGAGTTTGCACCACTCGTGACCCCAAGGCGCACAAGGCCATTTACCATTAACATAACGGTTATGGACCCAAGGATCGCCTTAGCTGCCGATCCCCGACCGCCACCTAGGCTATTGCCGCCGACTACTGCCGCAGTAAGGGCCATGATTTCTAGCCCCAGTCCAGTATCTGCTCCTGCACCACCTAGACGGGATGCGAAGAGCAAACCAGCGAGAGAACTCAACATCCCAGATACGATATAAGTGGAACAAACAACTTTGCGCACTGATATACCGACATTATGAGCAGATTTACGAGATCCACCAATTGCTAGAATATGCCAACCAATGCGGGAACGGCTAAGAACGATATGAATTATGAGAGCCACAAGAAGTGTCACAACAACACTGAACGGGATTGAGGCAATTGATCCTTCTCCCAGAAAATACCAAGGATCTGAGTCGATAAAGGATCCAGCGATTTTGACTGAGTATTTCAGCAGCAGCATATCTACGATTGCACGCACAATGATCAATGTTACAAGCGTCGTCAGAAATGCCCGAAGCCTCAAGTAACCAACAAGAAATCCGTTGATCAGCCCAACGAATGCTCCAGCGGCAAGCGTTCCAACAACTACCGCTGGCATGGACCAACCCGCAACATTCAGCAGAGCAAGAGCAACTATATTCCCCAATGCAAATGTGGAGCCAACACTCAGATCAATACCGCCTGCAACTATGACAATGGTCAGTGCCAGTACCAGTAAGCTGAATTCACCCCATTGCCGGGTCAGATTTATCAATTGAGACGCACTGAAGAAATCCGGAATAGCTGACCCGAAGACCGCGATCACGGCAATAAGGAAAAACAGGGGAATGACATTATCGACCCAGTTTTTAGTTAGGATTTCACCTAGCAGATGATCGGGCACAAGTCGATAACGCCAACGCGTAATAGTGTCGGCTAAATTCATAATGATTACCTTTATCCACAAGAAAACGCGGCACGGGCCAGTAACTCAGCCCGTGCCCAGAGGAGATGGATCAGCCGTTTGACGGCAAACTCCAGCAGGAACCAGGCTTCATATTTTCTTTGGTTAGAAATTCAAGCTGCGTGAATAAAGTTGTCTTCATGGAGCCTGGCTCCTGTTTCAACTGTAAATACTGCTTGATCATATTTGCCATATCACGTGCCTGGCCAGGAACATTATAGACAACGACCTCGGAATAGGTACCGTTGGACAAACCGTCACAGGCAGCCTGATTTCCGCCACCCTGTGTGATTAAATAAACATTCTTCCCAGACTCTTTGATAGCAGCCCCAGTTCCCACATCCATCACGTCCCAGAAACCCGCAATACCACACAGGTCAGGATGTTGTTGTAATACGGTGGCTGCAATATTCTTGGCCTTTGTGCCATCCCAATCCGCGGCCTGGTTTGAAACAAGCTTCATATCAGGATGCTTTTCTAAAACTCTGGTAATGCCCTGCATCTGATACACACTGGCTGCCGCAGTCAAAACACCTTGAGTTACGGCAATTTTTCCATTTCCCCCATTTTTCGGGGAACATTTATCGACCAATCTTTGAGCTATCTTTTCTCCTAAGCCCACGTAATCGACCCCGACAAAAGCATCAGTCGAGTAACTGGATCGCATGTTGACCTGAACCACATAGATGCCGGCATTTTCAGCCTTTTTGAGAAGCCGGGCATAAGATTGAACATCTGGGTTATGGACGACAATCACATCCGGTTTTTCAGTAATCAAAGAGGTTAGAGCCTGTGCCCCGACATCTGTACTCCAGTTCGGGTCTCGAACTTCAAACTTTACGCCTAATGGCTCAAGCGCCTGACGGAGACCTGCGGCCCAACCCTCCGTCAAGTCAAAGCCCATGGCAACCGGAACATAGGCCACCGTCTTCCCCTTAAACGCTTCATAGTATGGTGCCCTTGTCGGATCATCCAGACCTTGTGCTGATACCGAGCTAACACCAATTGCTAAGGCAAGTGTCAGTAATATAGACTTGAATTTACGCATATTTTCCTCCCAAAAAAAATATATGTTTAGATGTCACCTTGTTGAGCAGTCTGCTCATCGCGCGGATTGAGAATTGTGTCGATCACAATGGCCAGCAGAAGAATGATGCCCTTGATCACATTTTGTACTGTGTATTGAAGGTCCATGATCGTCATACCGTTGAGCAAAATTCCAATGAGCAACGTCCCAACAATGACATTTCGAACCCTGCCGCGCCCTCCAGACAGGCCTATTCCTCCGAGCACCACGACAAGAATAACGTCATATACAAAGGTGGAATTTGCGACACGTGTATTCATGCTCGCCACAGAGGCAGCTGTAACGATGCCTGCGACAAAGCCAATCAAGGACGAAATCATATATTGGAAAACAATCATGGGCCGTACAGGCACACCTGTAATTCGAGCCGCCAACTGGTTGTCGCCGACAGCCCTTAGATACCGGCCTGATTTGGTGTATTGCAGAAACAGAAACGCTATCAGGCAGACGACAGCGAATAAATAAATAGGAACGGGAATACCCAAAAGTGTTCCTTGGCCAATCCAAGTGAGATAAGGCAGTCCATCCGGCATGTAGACAACGTCTAATTTCAACAGGAAATAACGACCAAAACCATAGATGAGTGTCCCCATTGCCAAGGTTGCAAATATCGCGGGTATCTCAACATAGGCAACTAGGATCCCATTGATCATCCCAACAATAAGACAGAACACAAGTCCAAGCAGTATTGACTGGTAAAGTGGCATTCCATCTGCGGTTAGTTGCAAAGCCCAGGCGACTGAAACAGCCATTACCGCCACCAACGAAAGGTCTATTCCCCGCCCGATAACAACAAGCCCCATGGCAACGCCGAGAATACCAAGAATTGACACACTCCGGATCAGGTTCAGAAGATTACTGGTTGTTAAAAAGCCTTCCAATCCAACTGCGAAGCCAACACAAAGGAAGACTGCCAATCCAAAGACGATCTGCTCCTGACTTAGCTGCCAACTCAGCGGCAACCCCTTTTTTCCTCCCAGCATTCTGTTCCCCCATTGCAAATGGCCGGAAACAAAATCTAATCGTTTCAGCAGGTCGGTTCTTGCCTGAGAATGTAGAAAACTTGTCTGAGCGTGCAATCTACAGGCGACTTGCGAGAAACACCCCACATGAGATATAATTCATAAACCATTACAAATTGATCACACGGAAAAGCGGCTAACGCCCGTAAAAAAGATCAAAAAAAATGGTATGGGAGGAGCCTATGAATGTCGTTTTTTCGACGAAGGATTTGGCACGTGCAAATCGATATAACGCTTGGCGGGACGCCATTTGCGAGTCCTACGTAAATGTTGAAGTCAAAGCTACGCACCCTGAAGATTATCGCGGATTTATAAGAGAAGCTGAGTTTGGAGATATCGTCTTAACGGATATCCTTATCTCTGAACAACGCATACACCGAAACAAGCAACATATCGCTCGTCTAGATAAAGAATGCTTCTATGTTCAACTTCTTCACCGCGGTAATGTAAATGTACTCCAGAAAGGGAAAACATGCATTTCCAACACAGCAAGAGGAGCGATTTTTGACGCGACTGAACCTTATGAGCTTGAATGTGTTGGTGAAGTTCATTCCTACTATCTTGAAATTCCGCGAGATAAATTTGCAGAGCGCTTCCCAAAAGACCAAATACCAGTTTCTCAAACCATCAACACCACTCTAGGCTTAGGAAGAATAGCTACAGAATTCTGTACTATGCTCGCCAAAGAAGATGAACGCTTAAAGAGCGAACAGCGCCATCTTCTCGGCAACCAGCTTCTGGATGTCCTCGCTTTCTCACTGATGTCGCAAGGAGCAGACGCTCCAGAAGCGGAAAGCTCCATCCAACAAGCTCGCCTTCGATCTATTATGAACTGGATCGAAGCTCATATATCTGAGCCCAATTTGTCACTTG contains the following coding sequences:
- a CDS encoding helix-turn-helix domain-containing protein, with translation MNVVFSTKDLARANRYNAWRDAICESYVNVEVKATHPEDYRGFIREAEFGDIVLTDILISEQRIHRNKQHIARLDKECFYVQLLHRGNVNVLQKGKTCISNTARGAIFDATEPYELECVGEVHSYYLEIPRDKFAERFPKDQIPVSQTINTTLGLGRIATEFCTMLAKEDERLKSEQRHLLGNQLLDVLAFSLMSQGADAPEAESSIQQARLRSIMNWIEAHISEPNLSLERVARANNISLRYLHLLFQQNEMSVSEWIWNRRLELCYDVLASDGTRSITSTAFDFGFNSSAHFSTLFKRKFGMSPRDVLKPSRSAK